In Phaeobacter piscinae, one genomic interval encodes:
- a CDS encoding ligase-associated DNA damage response DEXH box helicase, whose product MSRLPDVVTDWFSTRGWTIHPHQQEMLDRAEDPATLLIAPTGGGKTMAGFLPTLADLATGDHQGLHTLYVSPLKALAADIKRNLRTPVDDIGLPIRIDDRTGDTPASRKRSQRADPPHILLTTPESLALLTSYEDAPRMFAGLKRVVLDEIHALADSKRGDQLMLALTRLQAICPDMRRVGLSATVDDPAAIAQYLARHPDPCDIVLADPGPAPDIRMLHTDAAPPWAGGGAAHAIPAVLEQIKAHKTTLIFHNTRAQAEIFFRNLWLANDDGLPIGIHHGSLDRVQRDRVEAAMVRGELRAVVCTGSLDLGIDWGDVDLVIQIGAPKNVKRLVQRIGRANHRYNAPSKALLVPANRFEVVECRAALEAVEAGTLDGTPRHPGPRDVLCQHILIRACAGPFAADDLFAEVTGAGAYASLTRAEFDACLDFCATGGYALRVYDQWQRLLQRPDGLWQLRDPRAARRIRMNIGTIQDADLLKVRLKRSRGGKPLGEIEEAFAATLTPGDTFLIGGQVVRYEGLREMTVEVSRNASKTPKVAVFSGTKFATSTQLSTRILDILQRDSWPDLPSHTADWLALQRQVSEMPRRGQLLLESFPFRGREYLCVYGFAGRNAMQTLGLLLTKRMEELSLDPLGFVATDYATLIWGLSPVDDPAPLFDPDKLRAGLDGWLADNAVMKRSFRAVANIAGLIERNTPGQRKNGRQATFSSDILYDTLRKYDPDHLLLDITRQEALGGLVDFGRIEEMLARTKGRITLNRLSRISPLAAPLLLEVGKVPVKGAAQEKLLQRETEELMRSAGLAELTPPQEPGL is encoded by the coding sequence ATGAGCAGGCTTCCCGATGTTGTCACAGATTGGTTCAGCACCCGTGGCTGGACCATTCATCCCCATCAGCAGGAGATGCTGGACCGTGCCGAGGATCCGGCCACCCTGCTGATTGCCCCCACCGGCGGCGGCAAGACGATGGCCGGCTTCCTGCCGACGCTGGCTGATCTGGCAACCGGCGACCATCAGGGGCTCCACACGCTCTATGTCTCACCGCTGAAGGCGCTGGCGGCAGATATCAAACGCAACCTGCGCACCCCGGTTGACGACATCGGCCTGCCCATCCGCATTGATGATCGCACGGGTGACACGCCCGCCAGCCGCAAGCGCAGCCAGCGCGCCGATCCCCCCCATATCCTGCTCACCACACCGGAAAGCCTCGCCCTGCTCACCTCTTACGAGGACGCGCCGCGCATGTTTGCCGGGCTGAAACGGGTGGTGCTGGATGAAATCCACGCCCTCGCCGACAGCAAACGCGGTGACCAGCTGATGCTCGCCCTGACCCGGCTGCAAGCGATCTGCCCCGACATGCGCCGGGTCGGCCTTTCCGCCACCGTCGATGATCCCGCCGCCATCGCGCAGTACCTCGCGCGCCATCCCGACCCCTGTGATATCGTGCTGGCCGATCCCGGCCCCGCCCCCGACATCCGGATGCTGCACACAGACGCGGCCCCACCCTGGGCCGGTGGCGGTGCTGCCCATGCCATCCCCGCCGTGCTGGAGCAGATCAAGGCCCATAAGACCACGCTCATCTTCCACAACACCCGCGCCCAGGCCGAGATCTTCTTTCGCAACCTCTGGCTCGCCAATGACGACGGCCTGCCGATTGGTATCCACCACGGTTCGCTTGATCGGGTGCAACGCGACCGGGTGGAGGCGGCGATGGTCCGGGGAGAGCTGCGCGCCGTGGTCTGCACCGGCTCGCTTGATCTGGGCATCGACTGGGGCGACGTGGATCTGGTGATCCAGATCGGCGCGCCCAAAAACGTCAAGCGACTGGTGCAGCGCATCGGCCGCGCCAACCACCGCTACAACGCGCCGTCCAAGGCGCTACTGGTGCCCGCCAACCGGTTTGAGGTGGTGGAATGCCGTGCCGCCCTTGAGGCGGTTGAGGCTGGCACGCTGGACGGCACGCCACGCCATCCCGGCCCCCGCGACGTCCTCTGCCAACACATCCTGATCCGCGCCTGCGCCGGTCCCTTTGCTGCCGATGATCTGTTTGCTGAGGTCACCGGCGCTGGCGCCTATGCCAGCCTCACCCGCGCAGAGTTTGACGCCTGCCTCGACTTCTGCGCCACCGGCGGCTACGCGCTTCGGGTCTATGACCAATGGCAGCGGCTGCTGCAGCGCCCCGACGGGCTGTGGCAGCTGCGGGACCCCCGCGCCGCCCGTCGCATCCGCATGAATATCGGCACCATTCAGGACGCGGACCTCCTGAAGGTCAGGCTCAAACGCAGCCGTGGCGGCAAACCTCTGGGGGAGATTGAAGAAGCCTTTGCCGCGACCCTCACCCCCGGAGATACCTTTCTCATTGGCGGACAGGTTGTGCGCTATGAGGGGTTGCGCGAAATGACGGTTGAGGTCAGCCGCAACGCCAGCAAGACGCCCAAGGTCGCTGTCTTCTCCGGCACCAAATTTGCCACCTCAACCCAGCTCAGCACCCGCATTCTGGATATCCTGCAACGCGACAGCTGGCCGGATCTGCCGTCCCATACCGCCGACTGGCTGGCGTTGCAGCGTCAGGTCTCTGAGATGCCGCGCCGGGGCCAGCTGCTGCTGGAGAGTTTTCCCTTCCGGGGCCGCGAATATCTCTGCGTCTATGGCTTTGCCGGGCGCAACGCGATGCAGACCCTCGGTCTGTTGCTGACCAAGCGCATGGAAGAGCTGTCGCTTGATCCGCTGGGCTTTGTCGCCACGGATTATGCCACGCTGATCTGGGGTCTCAGCCCGGTTGACGACCCCGCCCCGCTGTTCGACCCGGACAAACTGCGCGCCGGTCTCGATGGCTGGCTGGCGGACAACGCGGTGATGAAACGCAGCTTTCGCGCGGTGGCCAATATCGCAGGCCTCATCGAACGCAACACCCCCGGCCAGCGCAAAAACGGCCGTCAGGCGACATTTTCCTCCGACATCCTCTACGACACCCTGCGCAAATATGATCCCGATCACCTGCTTCTGGACATCACACGGCAGGAGGCGCTTGGCGGTCTGGTGGACTTCGGCCGCATTGAGGAGATGCTGGCGCGCACCAAGGGCCGTATCACCCTCAACCGCCTGTCGCGGATCTCCCCCCTCGCAGCCCCCCTGTTGCTTGAGGTCGGCAAAGTCCCGGTAAAAGGCGCGGCACAGGAAAAACTACTGCAGCGCGAGACCGAGGAGCTGATGCGGAGTGCCGGGCTGGCCGAGCTGACGCCGCCGCAGGAACCAGGCCTCTGA
- a CDS encoding ATPase has product MNMETSAVMAPPSPRGLEQMQLPMVMMRDILLKTIFRKTCENVSEIAAAICLPIPVTQELVDIAREQKLLEATGTLNANSGNEMGYQLTEAGKARALDALSQSEYYGAMPVPLDIYREQVKRQSIRNILVTRQQLLGAMGHLVLPDSLLDHLGPAVSAGRSILMYGPPGNGKSSISNGIRDALGDNVYVPRAIEYAGQVITVYDPIVHTAVPLPEDDPNSLRRARRFDSRYVMCERPTVVTGGELSLSMLDLVYNPTARTYQAPLQLKSTGGIFIVDDLGRQAESPQALVNRWIVPLEEGRDILSLQSGEKFEVPFDTLVIFSTNFHPNEIFDQAALRRIFFKIKIDGPDQENFLKIFAMVAQKKGIPLDEAALVHLLKHKYPTIDNIYANYQPVFLIDQMKAICDFEGIPYQMSPDLIDRAWANMFVKDEHIVK; this is encoded by the coding sequence ATGAATATGGAAACCTCCGCCGTCATGGCGCCCCCCTCCCCGCGTGGTCTGGAGCAGATGCAGCTCCCCATGGTGATGATGCGGGACATCCTGCTGAAGACGATCTTCCGCAAGACCTGCGAAAACGTCAGCGAAATCGCCGCCGCAATCTGCCTGCCAATCCCGGTGACACAGGAACTGGTGGATATTGCCCGCGAACAGAAACTGCTGGAGGCCACCGGCACGCTGAATGCGAACTCCGGCAACGAAATGGGGTATCAGCTGACCGAGGCAGGCAAGGCCCGCGCGCTGGATGCCCTCAGCCAGTCGGAATACTACGGCGCCATGCCGGTGCCGCTGGACATCTACCGCGAGCAGGTCAAACGCCAGTCGATCCGCAATATTCTGGTCACCCGTCAGCAGCTTCTAGGGGCGATGGGCCATCTGGTGCTGCCCGACAGCCTGCTGGACCACCTTGGCCCCGCCGTCAGCGCCGGCCGCTCCATCCTGATGTATGGCCCTCCCGGCAATGGCAAATCCTCCATCTCCAACGGGATCCGCGATGCCCTTGGCGACAATGTCTATGTGCCCCGCGCCATCGAATACGCCGGTCAGGTGATCACCGTTTATGACCCGATCGTACACACCGCCGTCCCCCTGCCGGAGGATGACCCCAACAGCCTGCGCCGCGCGCGCCGCTTTGACAGCCGCTATGTGATGTGTGAACGCCCCACGGTTGTTACCGGGGGTGAGCTGTCCCTGTCGATGCTGGATCTGGTCTACAACCCCACTGCGCGCACCTATCAGGCTCCGCTGCAGCTGAAATCCACCGGCGGCATTTTCATCGTCGATGACCTTGGCCGACAGGCGGAATCACCGCAGGCGCTGGTCAACCGCTGGATCGTGCCGCTGGAAGAGGGCCGCGATATCCTCTCCCTGCAATCAGGCGAAAAATTCGAGGTGCCGTTTGACACGCTGGTGATCTTCTCCACCAACTTTCACCCCAATGAGATCTTCGATCAGGCCGCCTTGCGCCGGATCTTCTTCAAGATCAAAATCGACGGCCCGGATCAGGAAAACTTCCTCAAGATCTTTGCCATGGTGGCGCAGAAAAAAGGCATCCCGCTGGATGAGGCCGCGCTGGTCCACCTGCTCAAGCACAAATACCCGACCATCGACAATATCTACGCCAACTACCAACCGGTGTTCCTGATCGACCAGATGAAGGCGATCTGCGATTTCGAAGGCATCCCCTATCAGATGTCTCCCGACCTCATCGACCGCGCCTGGGCCAATATGTTCGTGAAGGACGAACACATCGTCAAATAA
- a CDS encoding A24 family peptidase yields MLISAHVALWFLPFVVPLCCVVALNDLRHMRIPNWTVDLLAAIFVIVGPFLMSWTDYGWQLLHLPIGIGLGFLCYSAGMVGAGDAKFAGAAAPFVVFGDLSVVVIIFSAMLLAGFLTHRIAKYTPLRRLAPEWKSWDVGSKFPMGLCLGGTLVFYLVLGSQLGQSAPV; encoded by the coding sequence ATGCTGATCTCGGCCCATGTCGCCCTATGGTTCCTGCCTTTTGTCGTGCCGCTCTGCTGCGTGGTCGCACTCAATGACCTGCGCCACATGCGGATCCCCAACTGGACGGTGGATCTTCTGGCCGCAATCTTTGTCATTGTCGGCCCCTTCCTGATGAGCTGGACAGACTATGGCTGGCAGCTTTTGCATCTGCCCATCGGCATCGGCCTGGGCTTCCTGTGCTACAGCGCCGGCATGGTCGGGGCGGGTGATGCCAAATTCGCCGGTGCCGCAGCCCCCTTTGTGGTCTTTGGTGATCTCTCCGTGGTGGTGATCATCTTCTCCGCCATGCTGCTGGCCGGGTTCCTGACGCATCGGATTGCCAAATACACCCCCCTGCGCCGTCTCGCGCCGGAGTGGAAAAGCTGGGATGTTGGCAGCAAATTCCCGATGGGCCTCTGCCTTGGCGGCACCTTGGTGTTCTATCTGGTCTTGGGCAGCCAGCTGGGCCAGAGCGCCCCCGTCTAG
- a CDS encoding tetratricopeptide repeat protein — protein MRQQIFVSVCLVGGLALSACAKDDTEAVDRAFQEVNVVDESNLNDVMLTVADPNEAVTYFQRTVKSAPERIDLNRGLALSLIRAKRNTEAVTAWKKVVSLPEATDEDRVELADALIRTSNWAEARTTLDKVPPTHETFKRYRLEAMVADSEQNWKRSDSFYQTAVGLTTQPARVMNNWGYSKLTRGDYAEAERLFGDAIRQDQSLFTAKNNLVLARGAQRNYTLPVIPMDQTERAQLLHTLALSAVKQGDVQTGESLLRQAISTHPQHFDAAARALAALENG, from the coding sequence ATGCGCCAGCAGATTTTCGTATCCGTATGTCTGGTCGGTGGGCTTGCCCTGTCGGCCTGCGCCAAGGACGACACCGAAGCCGTGGACCGCGCCTTTCAGGAGGTGAATGTGGTCGATGAAAGCAACCTCAACGATGTGATGTTGACGGTTGCCGACCCGAATGAGGCCGTCACATATTTTCAGCGCACCGTGAAATCCGCCCCCGAGCGGATCGACCTCAACCGGGGACTGGCGCTCTCGCTGATCCGCGCCAAGCGCAACACCGAGGCCGTCACCGCCTGGAAAAAAGTCGTCTCTCTCCCCGAGGCCACCGATGAGGACCGCGTCGAACTGGCCGACGCGCTGATCCGCACCAGCAATTGGGCCGAGGCCCGCACCACGCTCGACAAGGTGCCGCCCACCCATGAGACCTTCAAACGCTACCGGTTGGAGGCGATGGTGGCCGACTCCGAGCAGAACTGGAAACGCTCCGACAGTTTTTACCAGACCGCCGTTGGCCTCACCACGCAGCCCGCCCGCGTGATGAACAACTGGGGCTACTCCAAATTGACCCGTGGCGATTATGCCGAGGCCGAGCGCCTGTTTGGCGATGCCATCCGTCAGGATCAGTCGCTGTTCACCGCCAAGAACAATCTGGTGCTGGCCCGTGGCGCACAGCGCAACTACACCCTGCCGGTGATCCCGATGGATCAGACCGAACGCGCCCAGCTGCTGCACACGCTGGCGCTGTCGGCTGTGAAACAGGGCGACGTCCAGACCGGCGAAAGCCTGCTGCGTCAGGCGATCTCGACCCACCCGCAGCATTTCGACGCTGCCGCCCGCGCACTTGCTGCGCTGGAAAACGGCTAA
- a CDS encoding tetratricopeptide repeat protein has translation MMTLGWATPSRLCRLIPATLALALVAACMSPGGKSDPDDPLGAPALPGIDPRGTSESGLIVGHRLMAAAEYELALDAFTRAALEDGLSAEVLSGLGTANLGLGRLGQAETHLRRAVERDPDWPAAMNNLGVVLMERQKYPEAEQILRRAFALDHGESDAIRENFRLALAKLDQSTHSDPQQKGYALVQRGGGSYLIRTSQ, from the coding sequence ATGATGACACTGGGTTGGGCCACCCCCTCCCGTCTCTGTCGACTGATCCCCGCCACCCTCGCGCTTGCGTTGGTGGCGGCGTGCATGTCACCGGGCGGCAAATCGGATCCCGACGATCCCCTTGGCGCCCCGGCCCTGCCCGGCATTGATCCGCGTGGCACATCCGAAAGCGGCCTTATTGTCGGCCACCGGCTGATGGCGGCCGCGGAATATGAGCTGGCGTTGGACGCTTTCACCCGCGCTGCACTGGAGGACGGGCTGAGCGCTGAGGTGCTCTCCGGCCTTGGCACCGCCAATCTGGGACTGGGGCGTCTTGGGCAGGCCGAAACCCATCTGCGCCGCGCGGTGGAGCGTGATCCCGACTGGCCCGCCGCCATGAACAACCTCGGCGTGGTGCTGATGGAACGGCAAAAATATCCCGAGGCCGAGCAGATCCTGCGCCGCGCCTTCGCGCTTGATCATGGCGAAAGTGACGCAATCCGCGAAAATTTCCGCCTTGCCCTCGCAAAACTTGACCAGAGCACGCATAGTGATCCGCAACAAAAAGGCTACGCATTGGTGCAACGCGGCGGGGGCAGTTACCTGATTCGCACATCCCAGTGA
- a CDS encoding type II secretion system F family protein: MTSLSDINDLLVTHLGPFGPLLVVGLIGLFMILLAIPLLLNQPEDPLKKLQKSMSASTQTKPKKERLRQADRNEQLQKFASFLEPQDAAELSKMELKLRQAGYQSKDSVRFFHFAQFALGLIGLALGLFYVYVLNADMEYDSQQMVIRIIGPGAAAYMLPKYWITRRIEERKQEITSGFPDALDMMLVCVEAGQSLDQAIVRVAKELHASYPALAEEFDVVAQEMKAGKDKDKVMRDMGTRCGVQDVSSFVTVMIQSATFGTSIAEALRVYAGEMRDKRVMRAEEAANKLPTKMTLATMTLTVPPLLIILVGPSAQGIANLGNMSK; the protein is encoded by the coding sequence ATGACATCTCTGAGCGATATCAACGACCTGCTGGTGACACACCTTGGCCCCTTCGGCCCGCTTCTGGTGGTTGGGCTGATCGGCCTTTTCATGATCCTGCTGGCGATCCCGCTGCTGCTGAACCAGCCCGAGGATCCGCTGAAAAAGCTGCAGAAAAGCATGTCGGCCAGCACCCAGACCAAACCCAAGAAGGAACGTCTGCGGCAGGCCGATCGCAACGAACAGTTGCAGAAATTCGCCTCCTTTCTGGAACCACAGGACGCCGCCGAACTCTCCAAGATGGAGCTGAAGCTGCGGCAGGCCGGTTACCAGTCCAAGGATTCGGTGCGTTTCTTCCACTTTGCGCAATTCGCCCTGGGGCTGATCGGCCTCGCGTTGGGCCTGTTCTATGTCTACGTGCTGAACGCCGATATGGAGTATGACAGCCAGCAGATGGTGATCCGCATCATCGGCCCCGGTGCTGCCGCCTATATGCTGCCGAAATACTGGATCACCCGCCGCATCGAAGAGCGCAAGCAGGAGATCACCTCCGGTTTCCCCGACGCGCTCGACATGATGCTGGTCTGTGTTGAGGCCGGCCAGTCGCTGGATCAGGCCATCGTGCGCGTCGCCAAGGAACTCCATGCCTCCTACCCTGCTCTGGCGGAGGAATTCGACGTCGTCGCCCAGGAGATGAAAGCCGGCAAGGACAAAGACAAGGTCATGCGCGACATGGGCACCCGTTGCGGCGTGCAGGATGTCTCCTCCTTTGTCACCGTGATGATCCAATCGGCCACCTTCGGCACCTCGATTGCCGAGGCACTGCGGGTCTATGCCGGGGAAATGCGGGACAAACGGGTGATGCGCGCCGAAGAGGCCGCAAACAAGTTGCCAACCAAAATGACCCTTGCCACAATGACCCTCACGGTGCCGCCGCTGCTGATCATTCTGGTCGGACCTTCGGCGCAGGGCATCGCCAATCTGGGCAATATGAGCAAGTAA
- a CDS encoding type II secretion system F family protein encodes MQLSAEPIIYGLIFIGVLVLVEGLYLVTFGKSISLNSRVNRRLEMMDKGGNREQVLEQLRKEMRQHMSAKSIPLYSLLAERAQKAAIAFSPRQLILIMGGVAAIAFVGLSVGTSAELPLRLLASVIIGVGAVFFWVNKKAAKRMAMIEEQLPDAVELMVRSLRVGHPFSSAVQIVANEVEDPLATEFGVIADESAYGRDVGEALKEMAERLDMQDMRFLAVAVTIQQQSGGNLAEVLAGLAKVIRARFRLFRRVKAITAEAQWSGKFLSGFPLFCLGGILAKDPGYYDSVIDHPWFIPACFVVGAMLTVNLFVMRMLTNIKV; translated from the coding sequence ATGCAACTGAGTGCAGAACCAATCATCTATGGTCTGATCTTCATCGGCGTTCTGGTGCTGGTCGAAGGTCTCTATCTGGTGACATTTGGCAAATCCATCAGCCTCAACAGCCGCGTCAACCGCCGCCTGGAGATGATGGACAAGGGCGGCAACCGCGAACAGGTGCTGGAACAGCTGCGCAAGGAAATGCGCCAGCATATGAGCGCCAAGTCGATCCCGCTCTATTCGCTGCTGGCCGAACGCGCACAGAAGGCAGCCATCGCCTTCTCACCGCGCCAACTGATCCTGATCATGGGCGGCGTCGCGGCCATCGCCTTCGTTGGCCTCAGCGTCGGCACCAGCGCCGAACTGCCGCTGCGCCTGCTGGCCTCGGTCATCATCGGCGTCGGCGCCGTGTTCTTCTGGGTCAACAAAAAAGCTGCCAAACGCATGGCCATGATCGAAGAGCAGCTGCCCGATGCCGTCGAACTGATGGTGCGCTCCCTGCGCGTTGGTCATCCGTTTTCCTCCGCCGTGCAGATCGTCGCCAATGAGGTCGAGGACCCGCTGGCCACCGAATTTGGCGTCATCGCCGACGAAAGCGCCTATGGCCGCGATGTCGGCGAAGCGCTGAAGGAAATGGCCGAACGGTTGGACATGCAGGACATGCGCTTCCTCGCCGTGGCCGTGACCATCCAGCAGCAATCGGGCGGTAACCTCGCCGAGGTGCTGGCCGGTCTGGCCAAGGTGATCCGCGCCCGCTTCCGCCTGTTCCGCCGTGTAAAAGCCATCACCGCCGAGGCGCAGTGGTCCGGCAAATTCCTCTCTGGCTTCCCGCTGTTCTGTCTGGGCGGCATTCTGGCCAAGGATCCCGGGTACTACGACAGCGTGATCGACCATCCCTGGTTTATCCCCGCCTGTTTCGTCGTTGGCGCCATGCTGACCGTCAATCTCTTCGTTATGCGCATGCTGACGAACATCAAGGTGTGA
- a CDS encoding CpaF family protein, with protein sequence MFSKYKKQSATPRAAAQPAPAAAPAPQKAPAPAANMRKPMARKAAEATPADKERKRKERMGEIKIQLHRELLDNLNLAALERASEAELRAEISSIATEILEEKGIVLNREDRQTLTKELYDEVTGLGPLETLLQDDTVNDILVNGPQQVFVERDGKLQLSDVTFKDEKHLMRIIDKIVSAVGRRVDESNPYVDARLADGSRFNAMVPPVAVDGSLVSIRKFKKDKLGIDDLVNFGAFTEEMAAYLQAAVSTRLNVIVSGGTGSGKTTTLNALSSFIDNAERILTIEDTAELQLQQTHVGRMESRPPNVEGRGEVSPRDCLKNALRMRPDRIIVGETRGEEVIDMLQAMNTGHDGSMTTIHANSARDGISRLENMIAMAGIEMPIKAVRSQIASAVNIIVQASRLQDGSRRMTSITEITGMEGDVISMQEIFRFQRVGLTPENKIIGHFTATGVRSHYSERFRLWGYDLPSAIYEPTVMEAR encoded by the coding sequence ATGTTCTCCAAGTACAAAAAACAGTCTGCCACGCCGCGCGCTGCCGCGCAGCCGGCCCCTGCGGCCGCACCCGCGCCGCAAAAGGCCCCCGCCCCGGCCGCCAACATGCGCAAACCCATGGCCCGCAAGGCGGCTGAGGCAACCCCGGCGGACAAGGAACGTAAACGCAAGGAGCGGATGGGCGAGATCAAGATCCAGCTGCACCGCGAACTGCTGGACAACCTCAACCTCGCCGCGCTGGAACGTGCCAGCGAGGCTGAGCTGCGCGCCGAAATCTCCTCTATCGCCACCGAGATCCTTGAGGAAAAAGGCATCGTTCTCAACCGTGAGGACCGCCAGACCCTGACCAAGGAACTCTATGACGAGGTCACCGGCCTTGGCCCACTGGAAACCCTGCTTCAGGACGACACCGTCAACGATATTCTGGTCAACGGCCCGCAGCAGGTCTTTGTCGAACGCGATGGCAAACTCCAGCTCAGCGATGTGACCTTCAAAGATGAAAAGCACCTGATGCGGATCATCGACAAGATCGTCTCCGCCGTGGGTCGCCGTGTCGATGAAAGCAACCCTTACGTGGACGCCCGTCTTGCCGACGGCTCGCGTTTCAACGCGATGGTGCCGCCGGTGGCCGTGGATGGCTCACTGGTCTCGATCCGTAAATTCAAGAAGGACAAGCTGGGCATTGACGATCTGGTCAACTTCGGCGCCTTCACCGAGGAAATGGCCGCCTATCTTCAGGCTGCGGTCTCCACCCGTCTGAATGTCATCGTCTCCGGCGGTACCGGCTCCGGTAAAACCACAACACTCAACGCGCTGTCATCCTTCATCGACAATGCCGAACGTATCCTCACCATCGAGGATACCGCGGAACTTCAGCTGCAACAGACCCATGTGGGCCGGATGGAAAGCCGCCCGCCCAACGTCGAGGGTCGCGGTGAGGTCTCGCCCCGCGACTGTCTCAAAAACGCCCTGCGGATGCGCCCGGACCGGATCATTGTGGGCGAAACCCGCGGCGAGGAAGTCATCGACATGTTGCAGGCGATGAACACCGGCCACGACGGGTCCATGACCACGATCCACGCCAACTCTGCCCGCGACGGCATCTCGCGTCTGGAAAACATGATCGCCATGGCCGGCATCGAAATGCCGATCAAGGCGGTGCGCAGCCAGATCGCCTCAGCGGTTAACATCATCGTGCAGGCCTCGCGTCTGCAGGACGGCTCCCGCCGCATGACCTCCATCACCGAAATCACAGGTATGGAAGGCGATGTGATCTCCATGCAGGAAATCTTCCGCTTCCAGCGCGTCGGCCTCACGCCGGAGAACAAGATCATCGGCCATTTCACCGCCACCGGCGTGCGCAGCCACTACTCCGAGCGGTTCCGCCTCTGGGGTTACGACCTGCCGTCGGCGATCTATGAACCCACCGTGATGGAGGCCCGCTGA
- a CDS encoding AAA family ATPase, translating into MSSGMPQTESNAIVACTISRDVQNFDLLIEDMEATMGESWGDLGFTEALAFFNQSEAEALEFVALALDSGDEDNLPLMGTIITEAKARNIKVILIAEDVTPAALHNLLRQGADEFIPYPLPEGELQAAIERLRLADAERTAEPQHVLKTGSQRDGAVIVCHGLAGGSGSTTLAVNLAWELAQLSTSETPRVCLLDFDLQYGSVATYLDLPRREVVMEMLSDTENLDEDVFGQALVTYEDKLQVLTAPVDMIPLEFITPEDIERVVTLARSHFDFVVIDMPHTLVQWSETILNMAHVYFSMVELDMRSAQNALRLKRALQSEDLPFEKLRFALNRAPKFTDLSGKSRVKRMAESLGISIDLQLPDGGKQVAQSSDHGNPLASSAAKNPLRKEILKLAQSLHDLGQSDAAAA; encoded by the coding sequence ATGAGCAGCGGTATGCCGCAGACAGAATCGAATGCGATTGTTGCCTGTACGATCAGTCGGGACGTGCAGAACTTCGACCTGCTGATCGAAGACATGGAAGCAACCATGGGCGAATCCTGGGGCGACCTCGGCTTCACCGAGGCGCTGGCCTTCTTCAATCAAAGCGAAGCCGAAGCGCTGGAATTTGTCGCCCTTGCCCTGGACAGCGGCGACGAGGACAACCTGCCGCTGATGGGCACCATCATCACCGAGGCAAAGGCCCGCAATATCAAGGTGATCCTGATTGCCGAGGATGTGACCCCCGCCGCGCTGCACAACCTGCTGCGTCAGGGCGCCGATGAATTCATCCCCTACCCTCTGCCGGAAGGGGAGCTGCAAGCCGCGATTGAGCGCCTGCGCCTGGCCGATGCAGAGCGCACTGCCGAACCCCAGCACGTACTGAAGACCGGCAGTCAGCGCGATGGCGCCGTCATCGTCTGTCATGGTCTGGCCGGCGGCAGTGGCTCAACCACTTTGGCCGTCAACCTCGCCTGGGAGCTGGCGCAGCTGTCGACCAGCGAGACACCGCGCGTCTGCCTCCTCGACTTCGATCTTCAATATGGTTCAGTCGCGACCTACCTCGACCTGCCGCGCCGTGAAGTTGTGATGGAGATGCTCAGCGACACCGAAAACCTCGACGAAGATGTCTTTGGTCAGGCGCTGGTCACCTATGAGGACAAGCTGCAGGTGCTGACCGCACCGGTGGATATGATCCCGCTGGAATTCATCACCCCCGAAGATATCGAACGGGTGGTCACGCTGGCGCGCAGCCACTTCGATTTTGTGGTCATCGACATGCCCCACACGTTGGTGCAGTGGTCGGAGACCATACTCAATATGGCGCATGTCTATTTCTCCATGGTGGAGCTGGACATGCGGTCGGCGCAGAACGCGCTGCGCCTGAAACGGGCGCTGCAATCCGAGGACCTGCCGTTTGAAAAACTGCGGTTTGCGCTGAACCGGGCTCCGAAATTCACGGACCTGAGTGGCAAAAGCCGCGTGAAACGCATGGCGGAATCCTTGGGCATTTCCATCGACCTGCAACTGCCTGATGGCGGCAAGCAGGTGGCGCAGAGCTCTGATCATGGCAATCCGCTGGCCAGTTCAGCGGCCAAAAACCCACTGCGCAAGGAAATTCTGAAACTGGCCCAATCGCTGCATGACCTCGGTCAAAGCGACGCTGCGGCGGCCTGA